One genomic window of Acidobacteriota bacterium includes the following:
- a CDS encoding energy transducer TonB, which translates to MKFNRLAIFFSLVMLVSSVLTIDGNAQSRPANISSVAQGSLAEIRFRPFVYLRIQDSQLLPEVERVIDSDPLGQLLLVNDASDADFFVAFTNRPEDNSDKTTEDIPAIGTSGFVLPEPNQITSDHRGQMIAYTQNRRGQIRIVWADQKGYNRPKFAMVEFLQTLGKGKPKTGNISYFSINEVKELGLEQAGGAVRPIITHRENAKLTPEARDHDVEGTAILSVIVSADAQISDLLVLRGLPYGVTANCLIALKKCTFTPAMKEGRPVSVRTSVEFEFKTYR; encoded by the coding sequence GTGAAATTCAACCGCCTCGCAATTTTCTTTTCTTTGGTTATGTTGGTGAGTTCGGTTTTGACCATTGACGGCAACGCGCAAAGCCGACCGGCAAACATTTCGAGTGTAGCGCAAGGTTCACTGGCTGAAATCCGTTTTCGCCCGTTCGTATATCTCCGCATTCAGGACTCGCAACTGCTGCCAGAGGTCGAGCGCGTAATTGACTCGGATCCTTTGGGGCAACTCTTACTGGTCAATGATGCCTCCGATGCTGATTTTTTTGTGGCATTTACCAACAGGCCTGAGGACAACTCTGATAAGACAACTGAAGATATTCCCGCCATTGGCACATCCGGCTTTGTTTTGCCCGAACCGAACCAGATCACGAGCGATCATCGAGGCCAGATGATTGCCTACACCCAAAACAGGCGAGGACAGATTCGCATCGTCTGGGCAGATCAGAAAGGTTACAACCGCCCAAAGTTCGCCATGGTCGAATTTTTGCAAACCTTGGGAAAAGGAAAACCGAAAACTGGAAATATCAGCTACTTCTCTATAAACGAAGTGAAGGAACTTGGCCTTGAACAAGCGGGGGGCGCTGTCAGGCCAATCATCACCCACAGAGAAAACGCCAAATTGACCCCGGAAGCGCGAGATCATGACGTGGAAGGCACGGCGATTTTGAGCGTCATCGTCAGCGCCGACGCTCAAATCAGCGATTTGCTGGTGCTGAGGGGATTGCCTTACGGCGTCACGGCAAACTGTCTGATCGCTTTGAAGAAATGCACATTCACTCCCGCAATGAAAGAGGGGAGACCTGTGAGCGTGCGCACGTCGGTGGAGTTCGAGTTCAAAACTTATCGGTAG